The Petropleomorpha daqingensis genome includes a window with the following:
- a CDS encoding putative bifunctional diguanylate cyclase/phosphodiesterase: MLITTALAAVAVALFVIVVHPLSGASTALNLPWVLWAAAFAAAEAFPVHVQVKKDSHTFSISDLVLAAGLVLTIPGHLVVAQVVGQGAALLLHRRQRGLKLAFNTALFALTGSVATTVDAVLSAPISETWYWLAALAAVLCANLVGNASIFAVISVSEGRVDLRKFVEMCTPTVPAAIAAAAIGLVVARTVTSDPAALALLALPTTLIIVAYRAFTKANLQQENLRRLHEVTALLHHGDSHAALGEFLTSVRSAFRAEMAELLLLDTSERELPTVSTSREGREPVALEPLQDDTQYEGLLRLATAAGVLTTRAGVGRGGQLDAYASDRKLKDTIAAVLRTDDRVHGLLLIGGRHGEVSSFTDDDLALLETFSRHVGTSLERGRLEETLREVTDLKEQLRHQALHDPLTGLPNRTLYLDRAKHAVESAARTHDWPAILYIDLDGFKPVNDTYGHDAGDLLLRTVADRIRGCLRPTDTAARLGGDEFAIVLGGPIDRAGVTRVIERLRSQLEVPVDLGDGRMATVGMSIGIALGEEGIGDADVLIRQADAAMYAAKRSGGSTHLFYEPGIGEHTDTRQDAESELTAAVQNEEFVVAYQPLIDMRSGRPIGAEALVRWQSPTKGLRMPDQFIPLAEETGLITDIGAIVLRDACMQAARWVRSIDPEDELLVTVNLSARQLQHEGLVEEVRAALTESALDPHRLVLEITETMLMHDRDTAATTLWALKDLGVRIAIDDFGTGYSSLAYLRRFPIDMLKVAREFVDGLGRDANDDAITRAIVDLAGTLGLLTIAEGIETTQQQEHVAALGCDLAQGYLFSRPVDADMVMSLVRGESWEDIPGQETSERVSKAG, from the coding sequence ATGCTGATCACGACCGCTCTGGCTGCGGTGGCGGTGGCGCTGTTCGTCATCGTCGTCCACCCGCTTTCCGGGGCATCCACGGCCCTGAACCTGCCGTGGGTGCTCTGGGCGGCGGCCTTCGCCGCCGCCGAGGCCTTCCCGGTGCACGTCCAGGTCAAGAAGGACTCGCACACCTTCTCGATCAGCGACCTGGTGCTCGCCGCCGGCCTGGTGCTGACCATCCCGGGTCACCTCGTGGTGGCCCAGGTGGTCGGCCAGGGGGCGGCGCTGCTCCTGCACCGCCGTCAGCGCGGTCTGAAGCTGGCGTTCAACACGGCGCTGTTCGCGCTGACCGGGTCCGTGGCCACGACCGTGGACGCCGTCCTCAGCGCGCCGATCTCCGAGACCTGGTACTGGCTGGCCGCCCTGGCCGCCGTCCTGTGCGCGAACCTGGTGGGCAACGCGAGCATCTTCGCGGTCATCAGCGTCTCCGAGGGCCGCGTCGACCTGCGCAAGTTCGTCGAGATGTGCACGCCGACCGTGCCGGCCGCGATCGCCGCCGCGGCGATCGGCCTGGTCGTGGCCCGGACCGTCACGAGCGACCCGGCCGCGCTGGCCCTGCTGGCGCTGCCGACCACCCTGATCATCGTCGCCTACCGGGCGTTCACCAAGGCCAACCTGCAGCAGGAGAACCTGCGCCGGCTGCACGAGGTGACCGCGCTGCTGCACCACGGCGACAGCCACGCCGCCCTGGGCGAGTTCCTGACGTCGGTCCGCTCGGCCTTCCGCGCCGAGATGGCCGAGCTGCTCCTGCTGGACACCAGCGAGCGCGAGCTGCCGACCGTCAGCACCAGCCGGGAGGGCCGCGAGCCGGTCGCCCTGGAGCCGCTGCAGGACGACACGCAGTACGAGGGCCTGCTGCGCCTGGCCACGGCCGCCGGCGTCCTGACCACGCGTGCGGGTGTCGGCCGCGGTGGCCAGCTGGACGCCTACGCCAGCGACCGCAAGCTCAAGGACACGATCGCCGCCGTCCTGCGCACCGACGACCGCGTGCACGGCCTGCTGCTCATCGGCGGCCGCCACGGTGAGGTCTCCTCGTTCACCGACGACGACCTCGCGCTGCTGGAGACCTTCTCCCGCCACGTGGGCACGTCGCTGGAGCGCGGTCGCCTGGAGGAGACGCTGCGCGAGGTCACCGACCTCAAGGAGCAGCTGCGCCACCAGGCCCTGCACGACCCGCTGACCGGGCTGCCGAACCGGACGCTGTACCTCGACCGCGCCAAGCACGCGGTGGAGTCGGCGGCCCGGACGCACGACTGGCCGGCGATCCTGTACATCGACCTCGACGGCTTCAAGCCGGTCAACGACACCTACGGCCACGACGCCGGTGACCTGCTGCTGCGCACGGTCGCCGACCGGATCCGCGGCTGCCTGCGGCCGACCGACACCGCCGCCCGTCTCGGTGGCGACGAGTTCGCCATCGTGCTCGGCGGGCCGATCGACCGCGCCGGCGTGACGCGGGTGATCGAGCGGCTGCGCTCGCAGCTCGAAGTCCCCGTCGACCTCGGCGACGGCCGGATGGCCACCGTCGGCATGAGCATCGGCATCGCGCTGGGCGAGGAGGGCATCGGCGACGCCGACGTGCTCATCCGCCAGGCCGACGCCGCGATGTACGCCGCCAAGCGCAGCGGCGGCAGCACGCACCTGTTCTACGAGCCCGGCATCGGCGAGCACACCGACACCCGGCAGGACGCCGAGTCGGAGCTGACCGCGGCCGTCCAGAACGAGGAGTTCGTCGTCGCCTACCAGCCGCTGATCGACATGCGCAGCGGCCGGCCGATCGGCGCGGAGGCGCTGGTCCGGTGGCAGTCCCCCACCAAGGGGCTGCGGATGCCCGACCAGTTCATCCCGCTGGCCGAGGAGACCGGGCTGATCACCGACATCGGTGCGATCGTGCTCCGCGACGCCTGCATGCAGGCCGCCCGCTGGGTGCGTTCCATCGACCCGGAGGACGAGCTGCTGGTCACGGTCAACCTCTCGGCGCGGCAGCTGCAGCACGAGGGGCTGGTCGAGGAGGTCCGCGCGGCGCTGACCGAGTCGGCGCTCGACCCGCACCGGCTGGTCCTCGAGATCACCGAGACGATGCTCATGCACGACCGCGACACCGCGGCGACCACCCTGTGGGCGCTCAAGGACCTCGGCGTGCGGATCGCGATCGACGACTTCGGCACCGGCTACTCGTCGCTGGCCTACCTGCGGCGGTTCCCGATCGACATGCTCAAGGTCGCCCGCGAGTTCGTCGACGGCCTCGGCCGGGACGCCAACGACGACGCGATCACCCGCGCGATCGTCGACCTGGCCGGCACGCTCGGCCTGCTGACGATCGCCGAGGGCATCGAGACCACGCAGCAGCAGGAGCACGTGGCTGCGCTGGGTTGCGACCTGGCGCAGGGCTACCTGTTCTCCCGACCCGTGGACGCCGACATGGTCATGTCGCTCGTCCGCGGCGAGTCCTGGGAGGACATCCCCGGCCAGGAGACCTCGGAACGGGTCTCCAAGGCCGGCTGA
- a CDS encoding SDR family NAD(P)-dependent oxidoreductase, which produces MAVTGSLEGRVALVTGGASGLGRATCLALAEAGAHVAIADIDAQGSEQTRALVTDAGGSADVVPLDVTDDENRRRVVAELFDRHGDAFDVLVNVAGIDRPGYITDIDLADYRLVQAVNCEGPVFLTSEFMKRVQHLPEGRTADVVHIVSLSAITSGSGAIAYNGSKAGFRNATRCIQRELREKAVQLPDGGERPFPCRVQSVVPAAMDTPMMEQWGIPSHLMMPPSAVAETVRTLVLLHPAAYVPEMQIVPRLEPNFPR; this is translated from the coding sequence ATGGCTGTCACCGGGTCGCTCGAGGGGCGCGTCGCCCTGGTCACCGGCGGAGCGAGCGGCCTGGGCCGCGCGACCTGCCTCGCGCTCGCCGAGGCCGGCGCGCACGTGGCCATCGCCGACATCGACGCCCAGGGCAGCGAGCAGACCCGGGCGCTGGTCACCGACGCCGGTGGCTCGGCCGACGTCGTCCCGCTCGACGTCACCGACGACGAGAACCGCCGCCGCGTCGTCGCCGAGCTGTTCGACCGGCACGGCGACGCCTTCGACGTCCTCGTGAACGTGGCCGGCATCGACCGGCCCGGCTACATCACCGACATCGACCTCGCCGACTACCGGCTCGTGCAGGCGGTCAACTGCGAGGGACCTGTCTTCCTGACCAGCGAGTTCATGAAGCGGGTGCAGCACCTGCCCGAGGGCCGCACGGCCGACGTCGTCCACATCGTCTCGCTGTCGGCGATCACCTCCGGCAGCGGCGCGATCGCCTACAACGGCTCGAAGGCCGGCTTCCGCAACGCGACCAGGTGCATCCAGCGCGAGCTCCGGGAGAAGGCGGTCCAGCTGCCCGACGGCGGCGAGCGGCCGTTCCCGTGCCGCGTGCAGAGCGTCGTGCCGGCGGCCATGGACACGCCGATGATGGAGCAGTGGGGCATCCCGTCCCACCTGATGATGCCGCCCTCCGCCGTGGCAGAGACCGTCCGCACGTTGGTGCTGCTGCACCCGGCGGCCTATGTTCCCGAGATGCAGATCGTGCCGCGGCTCGAGCCGAACTTCCCCC
- a CDS encoding polysaccharide deacetylase family protein translates to MDRRRFLLLLAAGLAGAAVAHGAEQLPMAEAAASRPARQQPPAPAAAQQPAGPAPVVPVPADPPVGVVSSLPGEGTALALTIDDGVSDEVVGAYAQLALDTGIRLTFFPNGCYRSWTDRAAVLRPLVDSGQVALGNHTWSHRDLTTLADADVAGEIARNRDFLQDTFGAGGTPFFRPPYGAHDERVDRIAAEQGHPTVVMWNGTLGDDRLLSGEELLGFARQWFAAQAIVIGHANHPPVTTVYGQLLDLMAERGLHTVTLADVWARPADRLGGLSGSAVAPVR, encoded by the coding sequence ATGGACCGACGACGGTTCCTGCTCCTCCTGGCCGCCGGGCTCGCCGGTGCCGCGGTGGCCCACGGCGCCGAGCAGCTGCCCATGGCCGAGGCCGCGGCGTCCCGCCCCGCCCGACAGCAGCCGCCCGCCCCGGCCGCCGCCCAGCAGCCGGCCGGGCCGGCTCCCGTCGTCCCGGTGCCGGCCGACCCGCCGGTGGGGGTGGTCAGCAGCCTGCCGGGGGAGGGGACCGCGCTGGCGCTGACCATCGACGACGGCGTGAGCGACGAGGTCGTCGGCGCTTACGCGCAGCTGGCCCTGGACACCGGGATCCGGCTGACCTTCTTCCCGAACGGCTGCTACCGCTCGTGGACCGACCGCGCGGCCGTCCTCCGCCCCCTGGTCGACTCCGGTCAGGTCGCGCTGGGCAACCACACCTGGTCGCACCGCGACCTGACCACCCTGGCCGACGCGGACGTCGCCGGGGAGATCGCGCGCAACCGCGACTTCCTGCAGGACACCTTCGGCGCCGGGGGCACCCCGTTCTTCCGTCCCCCGTACGGCGCCCACGACGAGCGCGTCGACCGGATCGCGGCCGAGCAGGGGCACCCGACCGTCGTCATGTGGAACGGCACCCTCGGCGACGACCGGCTGCTCTCCGGCGAGGAGCTGCTCGGGTTCGCACGGCAGTGGTTCGCCGCCCAGGCGATCGTGATCGGCCACGCCAACCACCCCCCGGTCACCACCGTCTACGGGCAGCTGCTCGACCTGATGGCCGAGCGCGGCCTGCACACGGTCACCCTCGCCGACGTCTGGGCACGGCCGGCCGACCGGCTGGGCGGGCTGTCCGGCAGCGCCGTCGCCCCGGTGCGCTGA
- a CDS encoding S8 family serine peptidase: protein MTWGGLPQHARRVATVATAAFLAAGVAGPAMASVAEAATPSSADLVPVIVQETAGTGNGPERAVEAFGGSVGQEYSVFQGFSAKVPGDRIDALRAVPGVDKVTQDASLTLNSLGGGLLGGVLSTTTTVATTAVADTTTTVTDTTQAVADTTTAAVNTVADVVSGVAAQAGSLFNITNNETGAASLWKAGATGKGIDVAVIDSGTVPVQGMDSGNVVYGPDLSFEAGTPVENLDTNGHGTAMASIIAGRDSSAAGNYAGNSTDYVGVAPDARIVSIKVADALGHTDVSQAIAAIDWVTEHAHDNGFNIRVVNMSFGTDGTQSYLLDPLAYAAEQAWHKGIVVVVAVGNEGFGTQKVNNPAYDPYLIAVGSDNTNGTATVADDTVSTFSNDGDGTRNPDVVAPGEHVVSLRSPNSFLDQSHPGAVIDERYFRGSGTSQATAVVSGAAALLLSQRPDLTPDQVKALLMGTAQHVPNATPAQQGSGLIDLAAAMNAPTPDAVQNYSRSTGNGSLEAARGSVHVEVDGQTVTGEVDVTGTDIDQSSAETITEDVATTNQEAAATDATDPSAEPAPADSPEADPALSGVSWSGVSWSGVSWSGVSWSGVSWSGVSWSGVSWSGVSWSGVSWSGVSWSGVSWSGVSWSGVSWSGVSWSGVSWSGADWA from the coding sequence GTGACATGGGGCGGGCTGCCCCAGCACGCACGCAGGGTCGCGACCGTCGCGACCGCTGCCTTCCTGGCCGCGGGCGTGGCCGGGCCGGCGATGGCATCGGTGGCCGAGGCCGCCACGCCGTCCTCGGCCGACCTCGTCCCGGTGATCGTCCAGGAGACCGCTGGTACCGGGAACGGGCCGGAGCGCGCTGTCGAGGCTTTCGGCGGTTCGGTCGGCCAGGAGTACTCGGTCTTCCAGGGCTTCAGCGCCAAGGTGCCGGGTGACCGCATCGACGCGCTGCGTGCCGTCCCGGGTGTCGACAAGGTCACCCAGGACGCGTCGCTGACCCTCAACAGCCTCGGCGGCGGTCTGCTCGGGGGCGTCCTGAGCACGACCACCACGGTGGCCACGACCGCCGTGGCGGACACGACCACCACGGTGACGGACACGACCCAGGCCGTGGCCGACACGACGACCGCTGCGGTGAACACCGTCGCCGACGTCGTGTCCGGGGTCGCTGCCCAGGCCGGCTCGCTGTTCAACATCACCAACAACGAGACCGGCGCCGCGTCGCTGTGGAAGGCCGGCGCGACCGGCAAGGGCATCGACGTCGCGGTCATCGACTCGGGCACCGTCCCGGTCCAGGGCATGGACAGCGGCAACGTCGTCTACGGCCCGGACCTGTCGTTCGAGGCCGGCACGCCGGTGGAGAACCTGGACACCAACGGTCACGGGACCGCCATGGCCAGCATCATCGCCGGTCGTGACTCCTCGGCTGCCGGGAACTACGCCGGCAACTCGACGGACTACGTCGGCGTGGCGCCGGACGCCCGGATCGTCAGCATCAAGGTCGCTGACGCCCTGGGTCACACCGACGTCTCGCAGGCGATCGCCGCCATCGACTGGGTGACCGAGCACGCTCACGACAACGGTTTCAACATCCGCGTCGTGAACATGTCCTTCGGCACCGACGGTACCCAGAGCTACCTGCTGGACCCGCTGGCCTACGCGGCCGAGCAGGCCTGGCACAAGGGCATCGTCGTGGTCGTGGCCGTCGGCAACGAGGGCTTCGGCACCCAGAAGGTGAACAACCCCGCCTACGACCCGTACCTGATCGCGGTCGGCAGCGACAACACCAACGGGACGGCCACCGTGGCCGACGACACCGTCTCCACGTTCTCGAACGACGGTGACGGCACCCGCAACCCGGACGTGGTCGCCCCTGGCGAGCACGTGGTCAGCCTGCGGAGCCCGAACTCGTTCCTCGACCAGTCCCACCCCGGGGCTGTCATCGACGAGCGGTACTTCCGCGGCAGTGGTACCTCGCAGGCGACCGCGGTCGTCTCGGGTGCCGCGGCGCTGCTCCTCTCGCAGCGTCCTGACCTGACCCCGGACCAGGTGAAGGCCCTCCTCATGGGGACGGCCCAGCACGTGCCGAACGCCACCCCGGCGCAGCAGGGCAGCGGCCTGATCGACCTGGCCGCCGCCATGAACGCCCCGACCCCGGACGCGGTCCAGAACTACTCGCGTTCGACCGGTAACGGTTCGCTCGAGGCCGCGCGTGGTTCGGTCCACGTCGAGGTCGACGGTCAGACCGTGACCGGTGAGGTCGACGTGACCGGCACCGACATCGACCAGTCCTCGGCCGAGACGATCACCGAGGACGTCGCCACCACCAACCAGGAGGCGGCCGCCACCGACGCGACCGACCCCTCGGCGGAGCCGGCTCCGGCCGACTCGCCCGAGGCCGACCCGGCCCTGTCCGGTGTCAGCTGGTCCGGTGTCAGCTGGTCCGGCGTGAGCTGGAGCGGTGTGTCGTGGTCCGGTGTCAGCTGGTCCGGCGTGAGCTGGAGCGGCGTGTCCTGGTCCGGTGTCAGCTGGAGCGGCGTGAGCTGGTCCGGTGTCAGCTGGAGCGGCGTGTCCTGGTCCGGTGTCAGCTGGAGCGGCGTGAGCTGGTCCGGCGTGAGCTGGAGCGGCGTCAGCTGGTCCGGCGCGGACTGGGCCTGA